A window of the Kineococcus rhizosphaerae genome harbors these coding sequences:
- a CDS encoding spore photoproduct lyase family protein, with the protein MVTDAPGKPVLWTPRHVLVTASAQAEPHGRAILDRLAAAGVDDVRLLSGDRLPPLRGEDERATYARAKRTLAVVTSAASKRRPTPIPPSADFSFPLAEGCPGHCQYCYLAGSLSGPPITRVYADLPRVLAGLDEVVGTGAVTSGTAARGHEGTTFEASCYTDPLALEHVTGSLAATITHFGTHEWAGPVQLRFTTKYDDVEPLLDLPHHGRTRVRASVNVTDVERFEGGTARVAARLRALGRLARAGYPVGLTIAPIMPVVDWRGQYAGLLEAAAAELPAEADLTVECITHRFTPKSKEVQLGWYPRTKLDLDESTRTRKHGRFGAVKHVYDKDTMRELRGWFETAVADRLPAARYLYWT; encoded by the coding sequence ATGGTCACCGACGCCCCTGGCAAGCCCGTCCTCTGGACCCCGCGGCACGTCCTCGTGACCGCCTCCGCGCAGGCCGAACCGCACGGCCGCGCCATCCTCGACCGCCTCGCCGCCGCCGGGGTCGACGACGTCCGCCTGCTGTCCGGCGACCGCCTGCCGCCCCTGCGCGGGGAGGACGAGCGCGCGACCTACGCCCGCGCGAAGCGGACGCTCGCCGTCGTCACGAGCGCGGCGTCCAAGCGCCGGCCCACGCCCATCCCGCCGAGCGCCGACTTCTCCTTCCCGCTGGCCGAGGGCTGCCCGGGCCACTGCCAGTACTGCTACCTGGCCGGGTCGCTGTCCGGCCCGCCGATCACCCGCGTCTACGCGGACCTGCCGCGCGTCCTGGCCGGTCTCGACGAGGTCGTCGGCACGGGCGCGGTCACGTCGGGCACGGCGGCGCGCGGTCACGAGGGCACCACCTTCGAGGCGTCCTGCTACACCGACCCGCTGGCCCTGGAGCACGTCACGGGGTCGCTGGCCGCCACGATCACGCACTTCGGCACGCACGAGTGGGCCGGGCCCGTGCAGCTGCGGTTCACGACGAAGTACGACGACGTCGAGCCCCTGCTGGACCTGCCGCACCACGGCCGGACCCGCGTGCGCGCCTCGGTGAACGTCACCGACGTCGAGCGCTTCGAGGGCGGCACCGCGCGGGTCGCCGCCCGCCTGCGCGCCCTGGGGCGGCTGGCCCGCGCCGGGTACCCCGTGGGCCTGACGATCGCGCCGATCATGCCGGTGGTCGACTGGCGCGGGCAGTACGCCGGGCTGCTGGAGGCGGCTGCCGCCGAACTGCCCGCCGAGGCCGACCTGACGGTGGAGTGCATCACGCACCGCTTCACGCCGAAGAGCAAGGAGGTCCAGCTCGGCTGGTACCCGCGCACGAAGCTCGACCTCGACGAGTCCACCCGCACCCGCAAGCACGGGAGGTTCGGCGCGGTGAAGCACGTGTACGACAAGGACACGATGCGCGAGCTGCGCGGGTGGTTCGAGACGGCCGTGGCCGACCGCCTGCCCGCCGCCCGGTACCTGTACTGGACCTGA
- a CDS encoding VOC family protein encodes MRITASALSLTVEDEEASGAFLVDHFGFTVAMQADGFVSLSRPDAGMNVVYLRTGLPTLPADQRDETARGLIVAFVVDDLEGELARLQAEGVRVTMPLTVEEWGERAFQVRDPNGVVVQLVDWNG; translated from the coding sequence GTGAGGATCACCGCGAGCGCGCTGTCGCTGACCGTCGAGGACGAGGAGGCGTCCGGCGCCTTCCTCGTCGACCACTTCGGGTTCACGGTCGCGATGCAGGCCGACGGGTTCGTCAGCCTCAGCCGGCCCGACGCCGGGATGAACGTGGTCTACCTGCGCACGGGGCTGCCCACCCTGCCCGCCGACCAGCGCGACGAGACCGCCCGCGGGCTCATCGTCGCGTTCGTCGTCGACGACCTGGAGGGCGAACTGGCCCGCCTGCAGGCCGAGGGGGTGCGCGTGACGATGCCGCTGACCGTGGAGGAGTGGGGCGAGCGGGCCTTCCAGGTCCGCGACCCCAACGGCGTCGTCGTCCAGCTCGTCGACTGGAACGGCTGA
- a CDS encoding TetR/AcrR family transcriptional regulator, translated as MSPDRTNDGDPARTLALLWRDPAAVPAPGPRRRHDLDAVVAAAVDLADAEGLAAVSVRRVAARLGVAPMSLYTYVADRAELLDLMVDAAYRAMTRTDTAGRPWRARLAAVAAENHDLLTRHPWVAEVSTLRPSLGPGQTAKYEHELAALDDAPVDDVTRDACLTHLLLFVRACARDAAEARARTAVAGTDEQWWAAAGPVLARYLDPDRFPRAVRVGTAAGAATGSAHDPDRAYAFGLDRLLDGLAPLLDA; from the coding sequence GTGAGTCCCGACCGCACCAACGACGGCGACCCCGCGCGCACGCTCGCCCTGCTCTGGCGCGACCCGGCCGCCGTGCCCGCCCCCGGCCCCCGCCGCCGGCACGACCTCGACGCCGTCGTCGCCGCGGCCGTCGACCTCGCCGACGCCGAGGGGCTCGCGGCCGTGTCCGTGCGCCGCGTCGCCGCCCGCCTCGGCGTGGCCCCCATGTCGCTCTACACCTACGTCGCCGACCGCGCCGAACTGCTCGACCTCATGGTCGACGCCGCCTACCGCGCGATGACGCGCACCGACACGGCGGGACGGCCGTGGCGCGCCCGGCTCGCCGCCGTCGCCGCCGAGAACCACGACCTGCTCACCCGCCACCCGTGGGTGGCGGAGGTGTCCACGCTGCGCCCCTCCCTGGGCCCGGGGCAGACCGCGAAGTACGAGCACGAGCTCGCCGCCCTCGACGACGCCCCCGTCGACGACGTCACCCGCGACGCCTGCCTGACGCACCTGCTCCTGTTCGTCCGCGCCTGCGCCCGCGACGCCGCCGAGGCCCGGGCCCGCACCGCCGTCGCCGGCACCGACGAGCAGTGGTGGGCCGCAGCCGGGCCGGTCCTGGCCCGGTACCTCGACCCCGACCGCTTCCCGCGGGCCGTCCGCGTCGGCACCGCCGCCGGAGCCGCGACCGGCAGCGCCCACGACCCCGACCGCGCCTACGCCTTCGGCCTCGACCGGCTGCTCGACGGCCTCGCACCGCTGCTCGACGCGTGA
- a CDS encoding alpha/beta fold hydrolase: MPTPTVVLVHGAFADAASWAPVTAELLARGFTVRVPPVYNRSLVADAASVRAVAEAVEGPVLLAGHSYGGAVITVAGAAENVVGLVYVAGYALAEGESLGQLQGGFPDSDLAAHLVYTPYPVEGGEPGTDVSVEVDAFPAVFAAGVPEQTAAVLAVSQRPLSAVAFGEGAPVAAWRTKPSWGIVSAADHTINPDVERFGYERAQCKEVVELDAPHLVMQTHPREVADVIATAAAATA; encoded by the coding sequence GTGCCCACTCCCACCGTCGTCCTCGTCCACGGCGCGTTCGCCGACGCCGCCAGCTGGGCGCCCGTGACCGCCGAGCTGCTCGCCCGCGGGTTCACCGTCCGGGTGCCCCCCGTCTACAACCGCAGCCTGGTCGCCGACGCCGCCTCGGTGCGCGCCGTCGCCGAGGCCGTCGAGGGTCCCGTGCTGCTCGCGGGCCACTCCTACGGCGGGGCCGTCATCACGGTCGCCGGCGCCGCCGAGAACGTCGTCGGCCTCGTGTACGTCGCGGGGTACGCGCTGGCCGAGGGCGAGAGCCTGGGCCAGCTCCAGGGCGGTTTCCCCGACTCCGACCTGGCCGCGCACCTCGTCTACACGCCCTACCCCGTCGAGGGCGGCGAACCGGGCACCGACGTGTCCGTGGAGGTCGACGCGTTCCCCGCCGTGTTCGCCGCGGGCGTCCCGGAGCAGACCGCCGCGGTGCTCGCCGTCTCCCAGCGCCCGCTGTCGGCGGTCGCCTTCGGCGAGGGCGCGCCCGTCGCGGCGTGGCGGACGAAGCCGTCCTGGGGGATCGTCTCGGCCGCCGACCACACCATCAACCCCGACGTCGAGCGGTTCGGCTACGAGCGCGCGCAGTGCAAGGAGGTCGTCGAGCTGGACGCCCCGCACCTGGTCATGCAGACGCACCCGCGCGAGGTCGCGGACGTCATCGCGACGGCTGCGGCCGCGACGGCGTGA
- a CDS encoding methyl-accepting chemotaxis protein gives MSTAAAAPAAQAGRPRRTRFADRSVATKLGAIVLTSTVMAGALLAVGLQGISDVTSRAEDIYARNLVPAAALGQVRAATMQSQRDLANLALAQDDTARRDLQKRLTADDQVIDDGLGDYRPTATSAAQREQLAAFDTWWSAYRGTRDNFLVPLATSGDPADRASFQTLYLGNVAILAKNAETALDRLDQLDQKAGSASAAAAHRSDSRARQLLAGVTALGVLLSVLLAVWITRLVVRPLRRVVGVLDRVADGDLTARVDIDQRDEVGTMAVALGAATDSMRRTVSGLDDDASALAQAIAQLQAGSRTIATGAQDVSDRAATVARAAGEVSANVGGAAAGAEEMGSSIREIASNAARAAEVAGNAVRVAHDTGDTMAQLGRSSAEIGDVVKTITSIAEQTNLLALNATIEAARAGDAGKGFAVVAGEVKELSSQTARATEDIARRVDAIQRDVEDAVSAIASIGSVVAEISDYQGTIAAAVEEQAATTQEMSRSVADVATGAGQIAATIDTVAAAARTTESGAADSDRAVSDLVDMTARMRSTVANFRY, from the coding sequence ATGTCGACGGCAGCCGCAGCCCCCGCCGCGCAGGCCGGCCGCCCGCGCCGGACGCGCTTCGCCGACCGCTCGGTCGCGACGAAGCTCGGGGCGATCGTCCTGACGTCCACCGTCATGGCCGGCGCCCTGCTCGCCGTCGGGCTGCAGGGCATCTCGGACGTGACCTCCCGCGCGGAGGACATCTACGCCCGCAACCTGGTGCCGGCCGCCGCGCTCGGGCAGGTGCGGGCCGCGACCATGCAGTCCCAGCGCGACCTGGCCAACCTCGCCCTCGCCCAGGACGACACCGCCCGCCGCGACCTGCAGAAGCGCCTGACCGCCGACGACCAGGTGATCGACGACGGGCTCGGCGACTACCGGCCCACCGCGACCAGCGCCGCCCAGCGCGAGCAGCTCGCCGCCTTCGACACCTGGTGGAGCGCCTACCGCGGCACCCGCGACAACTTCCTCGTGCCGCTCGCGACGTCGGGCGACCCCGCCGACCGCGCGTCCTTCCAGACCCTCTACCTGGGCAACGTCGCGATCCTGGCGAAGAACGCCGAGACCGCCCTCGACCGGCTCGACCAGCTCGACCAGAAGGCCGGGTCGGCCTCCGCCGCCGCGGCCCACCGCAGCGACTCCCGCGCCCGGCAGCTGCTGGCCGGCGTGACGGCCCTGGGCGTCCTGCTGTCGGTGCTGCTGGCGGTCTGGATCACCCGTCTCGTCGTGCGCCCGCTGCGCCGGGTCGTCGGCGTCCTGGACCGCGTCGCCGACGGCGACCTCACCGCCCGCGTCGACATCGACCAGCGCGACGAGGTCGGGACGATGGCCGTGGCCCTGGGCGCGGCCACCGACAGCATGCGCCGCACCGTCTCCGGCCTCGACGACGACGCCTCCGCGCTCGCGCAGGCCATCGCGCAGCTGCAGGCCGGCAGCCGGACCATCGCCACCGGCGCGCAGGACGTCTCCGACCGCGCCGCCACGGTCGCCCGCGCGGCCGGGGAGGTCAGCGCGAACGTCGGCGGGGCCGCCGCCGGGGCCGAGGAGATGGGGTCCTCGATCCGTGAGATCGCCTCCAACGCCGCCCGGGCCGCGGAGGTCGCGGGCAACGCCGTCCGCGTCGCCCACGACACCGGCGACACGATGGCCCAGCTGGGCCGCTCCTCCGCCGAGATCGGCGACGTCGTCAAGACGATCACCTCGATCGCGGAGCAGACGAACCTGCTGGCCCTCAACGCGACCATCGAGGCCGCCCGCGCCGGCGACGCCGGCAAGGGGTTCGCCGTCGTCGCCGGGGAGGTCAAGGAGCTGAGCTCGCAGACCGCGCGCGCCACCGAGGACATCGCCCGCCGCGTCGACGCCATCCAGCGCGACGTGGAGGACGCGGTCTCGGCCATCGCCAGCATCGGCTCGGTCGTCGCCGAGATCAGCGACTACCAGGGCACCATCGCCGCCGCGGTCGAGGAGCAGGCCGCCACCACGCAGGAGATGAGCCGCAGCGTCGCCGACGTCGCGACGGGCGCCGGGCAGATCGCCGCCACGATCGACACGGTGGCCGCCGCCGCCCGCACCACGGAGTCGGGCGCCGCCGACTCCGACCGCGCCGTCAGCGACCTGGTGGACATGACCGCGCGCATGCGCTCCACCGTCGCGAACTTCCGCTACTGA
- a CDS encoding sugar ABC transporter substrate-binding protein — protein sequence MNRTARTVAAAATLALTLGLSACGLGSTTAASSSAPAADAPHVAFLVPSTSLRSQAYDVPNFTVALHARCPECVVDVQTAADQATQNTQGEKAVQDGAAAVVVVAIDGSQAGALVSAAKAADVPVVAYDRLIKDVPLSYYVSFDGDAVGKLGGTAILDAIGSDTSGGAIVMLEGDPADNNAGLFAKGAHSVLDGKVEIADERYVAGWSSAQAEVEMTQALASLHGRRLLGVYTAYDGLAAGALQALAKAGYSGVPITGQDAETAALQRILSGAQTMTVYKDLPGQARATATLVADVLEGKTPATTGTTDNGNGAVPTVLLKPQAVGKAEVATKVLKDGYTTVDALCAGAASTACAQAGITS from the coding sequence ATGAACCGCACCGCCCGCACCGTGGCCGCTGCCGCGACCCTGGCCCTCACCCTCGGCCTGTCCGCCTGCGGCCTGGGGAGCACGACCGCCGCCTCCTCCTCCGCACCGGCCGCGGACGCCCCGCACGTGGCGTTCCTGGTCCCCTCCACGTCGCTGCGCTCGCAGGCGTACGACGTCCCGAACTTCACCGTCGCCCTGCACGCGCGGTGCCCCGAGTGCGTCGTCGACGTGCAGACCGCCGCCGACCAGGCCACCCAGAACACCCAGGGCGAGAAGGCCGTCCAGGACGGGGCCGCCGCCGTGGTCGTCGTCGCGATCGACGGGTCGCAGGCCGGCGCCCTGGTGAGCGCGGCGAAGGCCGCCGACGTCCCGGTCGTGGCCTACGACCGGCTGATCAAGGACGTCCCGCTGAGCTACTACGTGTCCTTCGACGGCGACGCGGTCGGCAAGCTGGGCGGCACCGCGATCCTCGACGCGATCGGCTCGGACACCTCCGGCGGCGCGATCGTCATGCTCGAGGGCGACCCGGCCGACAACAACGCGGGCCTGTTCGCCAAGGGCGCCCACTCCGTCCTGGACGGCAAGGTGGAGATCGCCGACGAGCGGTACGTGGCCGGCTGGAGCTCCGCGCAGGCCGAGGTCGAGATGACGCAGGCCCTCGCCTCGCTGCACGGCCGTCGCCTGCTGGGCGTCTACACCGCCTACGACGGCCTGGCCGCCGGTGCGCTGCAGGCCCTGGCCAAGGCCGGGTACTCCGGGGTGCCGATCACGGGTCAGGACGCCGAGACCGCTGCGCTGCAGCGCATCCTGAGCGGTGCGCAGACCATGACCGTCTACAAGGACCTGCCCGGGCAGGCCCGCGCGACCGCGACGCTCGTCGCCGACGTGCTCGAGGGCAAGACCCCCGCCACGACCGGCACCACCGACAACGGGAACGGGGCGGTGCCGACCGTCCTGCTCAAGCCGCAGGCCGTGGGCAAGGCGGAGGTCGCCACGAAGGTCCTGAAGGACGGGTACACGACGGTCGACGCGCTGTGCGCGGGGGCGGCGAGCACGGCCTGCGCGCAGGCCGGCATCACGAGCTGA